In the bacterium genome, CAATGTGGGGAAGGGACATGGAGATGTGCGGGTGGACGATGGACGCGAGGCGGAGTTTCTCGCGCCGCATCGCGTGCGCATTCTGCCCGGCGTGGGCGAGGTGATGGAGCGCGACCTGCTGGCCATGGGCATGCCGCGCATCGGCAGCATCGCCCGTCTTTCCATACAGCTGTTCACCAACATGTTCGGCAGGCATGGACGCTCGCTGCACGAGCATTCACGCGGCATCGACTACACGCCGGTGCTGCCCTACCGGCGGCAGAAGTCCCTCGGTGCAGAACACACCTATCTCGAAGATGTGCTCGATCCCCGCGCGATGACGGCCACGCTCAAACAGCTCGCCCAGCGGGTGGGACACGATCTGCGCGAGAAGGGCTTTCTCACGCGCAGCATCACCGTCAAACTGCGCTACGCAGATTTCGTCACCGCCACCAAAACCCTGCACTGTGACTATACCAACGCCGACCACGCCCTGTACCGCATGGCCGAGCGCATTTTTCAGTCCCTCTACACCCGCCGCGTACGCGTACGCCTGCTGGGCATCTCCACGTCCGATCTCATCGAGGATTACGGACAGCTCTTCCTTTTCGAAGAGGAGGAGGAGAAGTTCGACGGATTGTATACCGGCCTCGACGATATCCGGCGGCGCTTCGGGAAAGGGGCGATCACGTATGGTAGCGTGCTGGAGCAGAAACAGGAGGAACTGCGGAAGAGGAGGAATGCGGCGTAGCGATGACCTGTGTGCGTTTGGTAAGCTGCTGGTAAGGCGAACACGGATTTTCACGGATGAGTACGGATTTTCGCGGAGAACTTAATAAAGGAGATGGATATGGAAACGAGGAAGACGGCAGGGGTGCGGTATCAGGGGGTGCTGATCACGGTGAAGGATATGGCGGTGTCGCGGCGGTTTTATGAGGAATTGCTGGGACAGGAGGTGGAATTCGATTTCGGGGAGGATGTGAGTTACCGGGCGGGCTTTGCGCTGCATGACGCCGAGCATTTCGCGGCGTTGCTGGAGGAAGGAACCGGGGCGGAAGTTCGTCATCGAGGAATGTGTCCTGGAATGGAGCTGTATTTCGAGTGCGAGGAACTTGAAGACCTGGCGCGGCTGCTGCGCAGGGAAGACATACGCTTCGTACATGAAATTCGCGAGCAGCCCTGGGCGCAGCAGGTGTTCCGCATCAAGGATCCCGATGGCTGGATCGTGGAAATCGGCGAACCGATGTACCTTGTCGTCCGGCGTCTCGCCGAGCGCGGCTACGACCTCGTCGCCATCTCGCGCCGCACCTCTCTCCCCGAAGGCACGGTCGCCACCATGCTCGCCCGCACCGCCATCTCACAGGAGCAGCTGTTCGGGTGATTGCAAATAGCAAATTGCAGATGGCAGATGGCAGATAGCAGATTGCAGATAGCAGATTGCAGATGGCAGATAGCAGATAGCAGATAGCAGATGGCAGATTGCAGATAGCAGATGGCTCATCGTCCCCACGCAGAGCGTGGGGACGATGAGGCATACTGACCACTTGCATCAGGGGTGGGGGGATCGTAGTATGAGAGCATACGCAAACATACGGGAGCGATGATGAAGCAGGATGCATCCGGGAGCATCGGTCTATGGCAGGCTGTTGCGATGGCGGTGGGGACAATGATCGGGGCGAGTATTTTTTCAATCTTCGGGGTAGGAGCGGAACTGGCGAAGGAGGATTTGCCCCTTGCCTTCCTGTTGTCCGGTGGATATGCGATCATTGTCGCGTATTCCTATGCCAAGCTGGCACCGCGCATTGTGTCGAATGCGGGTCCGATAGCGTTCATTCTCAAGGGGATCGGGGACAATCTCGCAACGGGTGTGCTGAGCGTGCTGATGTGGCTGACCTACGTGGTCTCGGTGGCGTTGTTCGCGAAGGGCTTCGGGGGCTATCTGCTGCCGCTGATCGGATTCAACGCAGGTGGCGCAGCGATGACCGTCGCCGTAATTGCGGTAGTCATGCTGTTCACGGTGCTGAATTTCTTCGGGTCGAAGGCGGTAGGGAAGGCGGAATTGTATTTCGTCATCATCAAGGTCGGGATCCTGATGGTCTTCGTCGGCTTTGGCGCGTTGACGGTGAAGCAGCAGCTGCTGCAGCCATCGTTCAGCAGTACGGAAGTGAATGGTTTGCTGCATGCGTCCGTCATTTTTTTCCTTTCCTACATGGGGTTCGGACTGATCACGAATGCGTCCGAGCATATTCGTGATGCGAAACGCATTGTTCCCCGTGCGATTTATATCAGCATCGGTATTGTTCTTTTCGTGTACGTCGCGGTATCCGTGACTGCAGTGGGGAATCTGACTATCGCGCAGCTCACCAAAGCGAGCGAGAATGCCCTGGCCATTGCAGCGGAACCCTTTCTCGGGAAAGCGGGATTCCTGCTCATCTCCATCGGGGCACTGTTTTCCATCGCATCGGCGCTCAACGCGACGCTGTATGGGGGAGCCAACGTGTCTTACGCCCTGGCGAAGGACGGGGAACTGCCGGAATTCTTCGAGCGCAAAATGTGGTTCGGATCGGTGGAAGGACTGTATATCACTGCGGCGCTGAGCGCTGCCCTGGCTGTGCTGGTGGATCTCGGCGGGATCGCGGCACTCAACAGCACCATCTTCACTGTCATTTATATCTTCGTACTCATCTCCCATTTTCGGCTGGCATCCGAAGTCGGCGGCAGCCGCATCCTTCTCGGCATCAATATCCTCATCATCTCAACCGTATTCTGCCTGCTCATATACTACCAGTGGCAGAGCAGCCGCACCGTGATGTTCGTCACCTTCGGTGTCTTCGCCGGTGCGCTCATTGTTGAATCCGTTTTCCGCTACGGCCGCAAGCGCCTCCTCCACATCGTTCACAAGATTGAGCGGGAATTCTGAGCACACAGCGCAGATGGCAGATGGCAGATAGCAATTACGACAGGAGCAGGGTTTGCTTCCCGTGAGGTATTCCCGGATGTCTGTCGGATTAGGGGAAGCAATCCCTGATTGCAAATTACAGATTACAAATGGCAGAACGTCCCCACGCAGCCTGTCACGCCGTAGTCCCGAAGGGGCAAAGGCGGAAGCGTGGGGACGATGGATCTGCAATCTGCAATTTGAAATTTGTTATTCGAGCCCGGCGATGACGCGTTTGAGGCGGGATTGGACTTCATTGGCGATGTCGACGAGGTCGGGATTGTCGATGCCCATCATGGAGGCGAGGGGATCGACGGCGGCGACTTCGATACCGGTTTCAAGCTGCTGCACGATGACGTTGCACGGAAGCATGGTGCCGACTTTGTCCTCCGCCGTCAGTGCCTGATGCGCGAAGGGGGGATTGCAGGCGCCGAGAATGCGGTAGGGACGAAAGTCGACATCCAGTTTTTTCTTCAGGGTTTCCCTGACATCGATTTCAGTGAGCACACCGAAGCCTTCCGCCTTCAGTGCTTCTGTGACTTTCTCAATAGCTTCGTCGAAACTGCCGTCAATGGTTTTGGCAAAATAATAGGGTGCCATGCTGTCTCCTCTGAACTTGTGATCTGTATGAAAAACATTACTTCGATTTCGAATCATCCGCAAGCGCGAATGTAGTTGTCTGATGCCTTTTCGGGGGACAGCGATTCATTTCTC is a window encoding:
- a CDS encoding VOC family protein produces the protein METRKTAGVRYQGVLITVKDMAVSRRFYEELLGQEVEFDFGEDVSYRAGFALHDAEHFAALLEEGTGAEVRHRGMCPGMELYFECEELEDLARLLRREDIRFVHEIREQPWAQQVFRIKDPDGWIVEIGEPMYLVVRRLAERGYDLVAISRRTSLPEGTVATMLARTAISQEQLFG
- a CDS encoding APC family permease; protein product: MKQDASGSIGLWQAVAMAVGTMIGASIFSIFGVGAELAKEDLPLAFLLSGGYAIIVAYSYAKLAPRIVSNAGPIAFILKGIGDNLATGVLSVLMWLTYVVSVALFAKGFGGYLLPLIGFNAGGAAMTVAVIAVVMLFTVLNFFGSKAVGKAELYFVIIKVGILMVFVGFGALTVKQQLLQPSFSSTEVNGLLHASVIFFLSYMGFGLITNASEHIRDAKRIVPRAIYISIGIVLFVYVAVSVTAVGNLTIAQLTKASENALAIAAEPFLGKAGFLLISIGALFSIASALNATLYGGANVSYALAKDGELPEFFERKMWFGSVEGLYITAALSAALAVLVDLGGIAALNSTIFTVIYIFVLISHFRLASEVGGSRILLGINILIISTVFCLLIYYQWQSSRTVMFVTFGVFAGALIVESVFRYGRKRLLHIVHKIEREF
- the dinB gene encoding DNA polymerase IV, with the translated sequence MSEAGAPPTRCMHLDMDTFFVSVERLMDPSLNGRPVIVGGTPFQRGVVAGCSREARRYGVHSAMPLRQAYECCPQAVFLHPNFTHYAEYSDRVAELLEDSVPVLEKASIDEFYLDISGCGRVLGEEGGWGQRLKHSIMGELQLPLTYGIARNKLVAKVATNVGKGHGDVRVDDGREAEFLAPHRVRILPGVGEVMERDLLAMGMPRIGSIARLSIQLFTNMFGRHGRSLHEHSRGIDYTPVLPYRRQKSLGAEHTYLEDVLDPRAMTATLKQLAQRVGHDLREKGFLTRSITVKLRYADFVTATKTLHCDYTNADHALYRMAERIFQSLYTRRVRVRLLGISTSDLIEDYGQLFLFEEEEEKFDGLYTGLDDIRRRFGKGAITYGSVLEQKQEELRKRRNAA
- a CDS encoding DUF302 domain-containing protein; translation: MAPYYFAKTIDGSFDEAIEKVTEALKAEGFGVLTEIDVRETLKKKLDVDFRPYRILGACNPPFAHQALTAEDKVGTMLPCNVIVQQLETGIEVAAVDPLASMMGIDNPDLVDIANEVQSRLKRVIAGLE